In the genome of Hymenobacter taeanensis, one region contains:
- a CDS encoding zinc metallopeptidase, with amino-acid sequence MYYPMNPAYIIVIITMIASWLIQRRLQSKFERYSQVGLQSNLSGKQIAELMLADHGINDVRVISTPGRLTDHYNPADKTVNLSEAVYADRSAAAAAVAAHECGHAVQHATAYAALQFRSAMVPALSAVSKFMPILLFAGVFMLNSTPLPLTIGVGLFALTTLFSFVTLPVEFDASKRALAWIDRRGIVTTQEHAMAKDALKWAALTYVVAALGSLATLLYYASFLMGRRRD; translated from the coding sequence ATGTATTATCCAATGAATCCGGCCTACATCATCGTAATTATTACGATGATTGCAAGTTGGCTCATTCAGCGTCGCTTGCAAAGCAAGTTTGAGCGCTACTCGCAAGTAGGTCTGCAGTCTAACCTGTCGGGCAAGCAAATTGCCGAGCTTATGCTCGCTGACCATGGTATCAACGATGTTCGGGTAATTTCAACGCCTGGCCGTCTTACCGACCACTATAACCCGGCCGATAAAACGGTAAACCTGAGCGAAGCGGTGTACGCTGATCGCTCAGCCGCCGCTGCCGCCGTAGCGGCCCACGAGTGTGGTCATGCCGTGCAGCATGCTACTGCTTATGCGGCGCTGCAGTTCCGCTCGGCTATGGTGCCGGCCCTGAGTGCAGTGTCGAAGTTCATGCCCATTCTGCTGTTTGCAGGGGTATTTATGTTGAACAGTACTCCGTTGCCCCTAACAATTGGAGTAGGCCTGTTTGCATTAACCACCTTGTTCAGCTTTGTAACCTTGCCGGTTGAGTTTGATGCCTCTAAGCGGGCCCTGGCCTGGATTGACCGTCGCGGTATTGTAACAACGCAGGAACATGCTATGGCTAAAGACGCGCTTAAATGGGCGGCCTTGACTTATGTAGTTGCGGCGCTGGGCTCGTTGGCCACACTGCTCTATTACGCATCCTTCCTGATGGGTCGTCGTCGTGATTAA
- the glmS gene encoding glutamine--fructose-6-phosphate transaminase (isomerizing) encodes MCGIVAYIGHREACPIIIKGLRRLEYRGYDSAGVALLNGQLSVYKKKGKVAELEAFISDKNTHANIGMGHTRWATHGEPNDVNAHPHYSSSERIAIIHNGIIENYAALKTHLQQQGHEFHSDTDTEVFVNLIEEIQKQNKCTLEEAVRLALHEVVGAYAIVVLSKDEPGQLIAARKGSPLVIGVGQDEFFLASDATPIIEYTNEVIYVNDYEIAVIKNGNLDIRTKEDVQQTPYIQKLEMALDSIEKGGYEHFMMKEIFEQPRSILDSMRGRLELEAGHLNMGGVRAYERKFVTADRIIIVACGTSWHAGLVAEYLLEDLARIPVEVEYASEFRYRNPIITERDIVIAISQSGETADTLAAIELAKSKGATIFGVCNVVGSSIARATDAGAYTHAGPEIGVASTKAFTAQVTVLTLLAMIVGHKRGTLSDTKLRELMMELSNIPAKVEKALLLNTEIEQMAEIFKDVPNFLYLGRGYNFPVALEGALKLKEISYIHAEGYPAAEMKHGPIALIDENMPVVVIATKDSSYEKVVSNIQEVKARKGRIIAIVTEGDDVIPQMAEFVIEVPATSEVLMPLVSVVPLQLLSYHIAVLRGCNVDQPRNLAKSVTVE; translated from the coding sequence ATGTGCGGAATTGTCGCTTACATTGGGCACCGTGAGGCCTGCCCCATCATTATAAAAGGCCTGCGTCGCCTGGAATACCGTGGTTATGATTCAGCCGGGGTAGCGTTGCTTAACGGGCAACTGAGCGTATACAAAAAGAAAGGAAAGGTTGCCGAGTTGGAGGCCTTCATTTCTGACAAGAATACGCACGCCAACATTGGCATGGGCCATACGCGTTGGGCTACTCACGGGGAGCCAAACGATGTAAACGCACACCCACACTACTCTTCTTCAGAGCGAATTGCCATCATCCATAATGGCATCATTGAGAACTATGCGGCCCTGAAGACGCACCTGCAGCAGCAAGGCCATGAGTTTCATTCAGATACGGATACCGAGGTATTTGTTAACCTGATTGAAGAAATTCAGAAGCAGAACAAATGCACGCTGGAAGAGGCTGTGCGCCTTGCTCTGCACGAAGTTGTTGGCGCCTACGCTATTGTAGTGCTTAGCAAAGACGAGCCCGGCCAACTGATTGCGGCCCGCAAAGGCTCACCGCTTGTTATCGGGGTTGGTCAGGATGAGTTCTTCCTGGCTTCTGATGCCACGCCTATCATTGAGTACACCAATGAGGTTATCTACGTCAACGACTACGAAATTGCGGTAATCAAAAACGGCAACCTCGATATTCGGACGAAAGAAGACGTGCAACAGACGCCTTATATCCAGAAGCTGGAAATGGCGCTGGACAGCATTGAGAAAGGTGGCTACGAGCACTTCATGATGAAAGAGATTTTTGAGCAGCCCCGCTCAATTCTCGATTCTATGCGAGGTCGTTTGGAGTTAGAAGCTGGCCACTTAAACATGGGCGGGGTACGTGCTTACGAGCGGAAGTTTGTAACTGCTGACCGCATTATTATTGTGGCTTGTGGTACTTCTTGGCATGCTGGCCTGGTGGCAGAATATCTGCTGGAAGACTTAGCCCGCATCCCGGTTGAAGTAGAGTACGCCTCGGAGTTCCGTTACCGGAACCCCATTATCACGGAGCGCGACATTGTAATTGCCATTTCGCAGTCGGGTGAGACGGCTGATACGCTGGCCGCAATTGAGCTGGCGAAAAGCAAGGGCGCTACCATTTTTGGCGTTTGCAACGTGGTGGGTAGCAGCATTGCACGAGCTACAGATGCCGGTGCTTATACGCACGCCGGACCAGAAATTGGAGTGGCTTCTACCAAGGCGTTTACGGCGCAGGTAACGGTGCTCACGCTGCTGGCTATGATTGTAGGTCACAAGCGCGGCACGCTTTCCGATACCAAGCTGCGTGAGCTCATGATGGAACTCAGCAACATTCCGGCAAAGGTGGAGAAGGCTCTCCTGCTTAACACCGAGATTGAGCAAATGGCTGAGATCTTCAAGGATGTTCCAAACTTCCTGTACCTCGGCCGGGGTTACAACTTCCCGGTTGCTCTGGAAGGCGCCCTGAAGCTGAAAGAGATCAGCTACATCCACGCTGAGGGGTATCCAGCAGCTGAGATGAAGCACGGCCCTATTGCCCTTATCGATGAGAATATGCCCGTAGTAGTTATTGCTACCAAGGACAGCTCTTACGAGAAGGTGGTAAGCAACATTCAGGAGGTGAAAGCCCGGAAGGGCCGCATTATTGCCATCGTAACTGAAGGTGATGATGTAATTCCGCAGATGGCCGAGTTTGTGATTGAAGTACCCGCTACGAGCGAAGTGCTGATGCCATTGGTATCAGTAGTTCCGCTGCAGTTGCTTTCGTATCACATTGCAGTTCTGCGTGGCTGCAACGTTGATCAGCCCCGTAACCTGGCAAAGTCAGTAACGGTAGAGTAA
- a CDS encoding RidA family protein encodes MANTVVYSDQAPAPIGPYSQAIQAGNTVYVSGQIALDSNSGQLVGEGDVAQETHQVMRNIQAVLQAAGLTLRNVVKCSIFVKDLGNFGLINEIYGSYFEADYAPARETVEVSRLPKDVQVEISCIAVQ; translated from the coding sequence ATGGCAAACACTGTTGTTTATTCCGATCAAGCTCCTGCTCCCATTGGCCCTTACAGCCAGGCTATTCAAGCCGGTAATACTGTGTATGTTTCTGGCCAGATAGCCCTCGACTCGAATTCGGGTCAGCTCGTTGGCGAAGGTGATGTGGCCCAGGAAACCCATCAAGTGATGCGCAACATTCAAGCAGTACTGCAAGCCGCCGGCCTTACGCTGCGCAACGTGGTGAAGTGCAGCATCTTTGTGAAAGACCTTGGCAACTTCGGGCTCATCAACGAAATCTACGGCAGCTACTTTGAAGCCGACTACGCTCCAGCCCGTGAAACCGTAGAAGTAAGTCGCCTACCGAAGGACGTGCAGGTAGAAATTTCCTGCATCGCCGTTCAGTAA
- the rfaE2 gene encoding D-glycero-beta-D-manno-heptose 1-phosphate adenylyltransferase, with protein MWSKDKILTLEALLPVVAGWKAEQQRVVFTNGCFDLLHLGHVDYLEKARHLGHRLVVGLNTDASVSCLKPGRPLQDEVSRARVLASLLFVDAVVLFNEQTPLTLIEAVLPDILVKGDDYAISGIVGHEVVLQNGGQVLTVPLVAGYSTTRIVERIQAHLTP; from the coding sequence ATGTGGAGTAAAGACAAAATCCTGACTCTGGAAGCACTACTGCCCGTAGTGGCCGGCTGGAAAGCGGAGCAGCAGCGTGTGGTATTCACCAATGGCTGCTTTGATTTGCTACACTTAGGGCATGTTGATTATCTGGAGAAGGCCCGCCACCTGGGCCACCGGCTGGTAGTGGGGCTCAATACCGATGCTTCGGTGAGCTGCCTCAAGCCCGGTAGGCCACTGCAAGACGAAGTGTCACGTGCCAGGGTGTTGGCCTCGCTTTTGTTTGTGGATGCGGTAGTACTCTTCAATGAGCAAACGCCGTTGACCCTGATTGAAGCCGTTCTGCCCGACATTCTGGTGAAGGGTGATGACTACGCAATCAGTGGAATTGTGGGACACGAAGTGGTGTTACAAAACGGCGGGCAAGTCCTGACCGTACCACTGGTAGCCGGCTACAGCACAACGCGCATTGTTGAGCGTATCCAGGCGCATCTCACTCCATAA
- a CDS encoding acyl-CoA dehydrogenase — protein MDFQLTEEQLAVQAAARDFAQTELWNGVIERDEHQKFPAEQIKKMGELGFMGMMVSPEYGGGGMDTVSYVLAMEEISKVDASCSVIMSVNNSLVCWGLEKYGTEEQKQKYLTKLATGEIIGAFCLSEPEAGSDATMQRTTAEDKGDHYLINGTKNWITNGSSASVYIVIAQTNPELKHRGINAIIVEKDTPGFVVGLKENKLGIRGSDTHSLMFTDVKVPKENRIGEDGFGFKFAMQVLAGGRIGIASQALGIASGAYELSVKYAKERKAFGVPISQHQAIQFKLADMATNIDAARLLCLQAANDKDAHQDYAKSGAMAKLFASKVAMDTAVEAVQVHGGYGFVKEFHVERMMRDAKITQIYEGTSEIQKIVISREILK, from the coding sequence ATGGATTTTCAGCTCACTGAAGAACAATTAGCCGTTCAGGCTGCTGCTCGCGACTTCGCTCAAACCGAGTTATGGAATGGCGTTATTGAACGCGACGAGCACCAGAAGTTTCCCGCCGAGCAAATCAAGAAAATGGGTGAGCTGGGCTTCATGGGTATGATGGTGAGCCCTGAGTACGGCGGCGGCGGTATGGATACCGTCAGCTACGTGCTGGCTATGGAGGAAATCTCCAAGGTAGATGCTTCCTGCTCCGTTATTATGTCGGTAAACAATTCCTTAGTATGCTGGGGATTAGAAAAATATGGCACCGAGGAGCAAAAGCAGAAGTACCTGACCAAGCTAGCCACCGGTGAAATCATTGGAGCATTCTGCCTTTCGGAGCCAGAAGCTGGCTCCGATGCCACTATGCAACGTACTACCGCCGAAGATAAAGGCGACCATTACCTGATTAACGGTACCAAAAACTGGATTACCAACGGCTCATCGGCCTCGGTATACATTGTTATTGCTCAAACCAACCCTGAGCTCAAGCACCGTGGCATCAATGCCATCATTGTAGAAAAGGACACTCCTGGTTTTGTAGTAGGCCTGAAAGAGAACAAACTGGGTATACGTGGCTCCGACACGCACTCCCTCATGTTTACGGATGTGAAAGTGCCCAAGGAGAACCGTATCGGTGAAGATGGCTTCGGGTTTAAGTTTGCAATGCAAGTGCTGGCTGGTGGCCGTATCGGTATTGCTTCCCAGGCGCTGGGTATAGCCTCCGGGGCCTATGAACTCTCCGTGAAGTATGCCAAGGAGCGTAAAGCTTTCGGCGTACCCATTTCACAACACCAAGCTATCCAGTTTAAGCTGGCAGATATGGCTACTAACATTGACGCTGCCCGCTTACTGTGCTTGCAGGCTGCTAATGACAAGGATGCCCACCAAGACTATGCAAAGTCCGGGGCCATGGCCAAGCTGTTTGCTTCTAAAGTAGCCATGGACACAGCTGTGGAGGCCGTGCAGGTGCATGGTGGCTACGGTTTCGTGAAGGAGTTTCATGTAGAGCGCATGATGCGGGATGCTAAAATCACCCAGATTTATGAGGGAACTTCTGAGATTCAGAAAATTGTAATCTCTCGGGAAATCCTAAAGTAG
- a CDS encoding DUF4270 family protein: MNWPASAIRLASVTLVSGTLLGLTTACEKANDLGLELPGTSPINSNYRDFAVTAYTVRQQPVETIKADHFLVGRVQDTKIGVTTAKSFLNLQLGMPSDSLPSKYTETKLDSVVLSLGFDQVYGTAAKPLRFDLLQLQQPLGERTVYNSQSEVATSGTLVSDFVGVLNRDRSIRQAIAGSTTDSSTVRVPDRVIRMRLLRYPQAAAFANSVFAALNEAGFDQARLDAVAKGVALLPTSNSQTQDNIVGFSRNYDTRLAFYFHGKASGKTVSIPHAYAVYFGNNPAKLPADAKFFTQLSTAFIQPLTALATPFQQVPASATGGETYLQEGVGLGTRIEFQGLDDLKNNGQLNIGLAELRIPIKQFTNGLFPYASNVYLQEVNATNQVLTRIVGATEYERLIQQEINSSGVVAPTAVGSPAAALLYPSYSEPQYYTVPLTSYLQSYLLNRLNGELPSGLILSPILRNNTSLTLNRTTLDASGIKLRVYFSQLK, from the coding sequence ATGAACTGGCCAGCTAGCGCCATCCGACTAGCGTCGGTTACCCTCGTATCTGGTACCTTACTAGGTCTCACTACTGCCTGTGAAAAGGCCAATGACCTAGGACTTGAACTACCCGGTACCTCTCCTATCAATTCTAACTACCGCGATTTTGCTGTTACGGCTTATACGGTGCGGCAACAGCCGGTAGAAACTATCAAGGCCGATCATTTTTTGGTAGGTCGAGTGCAGGACACCAAAATTGGTGTTACAACGGCGAAGTCGTTTCTGAACCTGCAACTTGGCATGCCTTCAGATTCGCTGCCCTCTAAGTACACCGAAACCAAGCTGGATTCTGTTGTGCTCAGCCTGGGTTTCGACCAAGTGTATGGTACCGCAGCCAAACCATTACGCTTCGATTTGCTCCAACTCCAGCAGCCACTGGGTGAGCGCACGGTATACAACTCCCAGTCAGAGGTAGCTACCAGTGGCACGCTAGTATCTGATTTTGTGGGGGTTTTGAACCGCGACAGATCTATTCGGCAGGCTATTGCGGGCAGCACTACTGATAGTAGCACAGTACGCGTACCGGATCGGGTAATCCGGATGCGCCTGCTGCGTTACCCACAAGCTGCTGCTTTTGCTAACTCAGTATTTGCTGCATTAAATGAGGCTGGCTTTGATCAGGCGCGTTTAGATGCCGTGGCAAAAGGCGTAGCGCTGCTGCCGACTTCCAATAGTCAAACCCAGGATAACATAGTAGGCTTCAGCCGAAACTATGACACCCGGCTAGCCTTCTATTTCCATGGCAAAGCCAGTGGAAAAACTGTCAGCATTCCGCACGCCTACGCGGTGTATTTTGGTAACAACCCAGCCAAATTGCCTGCTGACGCTAAGTTCTTTACTCAGCTATCCACTGCCTTTATTCAGCCGCTCACCGCCCTGGCCACTCCCTTCCAGCAAGTGCCCGCCAGCGCAACCGGCGGCGAAACGTATTTGCAGGAAGGTGTAGGCTTAGGAACTCGTATTGAGTTTCAGGGGCTCGATGACCTGAAGAACAATGGCCAGTTAAATATTGGTCTGGCGGAGCTTCGCATTCCGATTAAGCAGTTCACCAATGGCTTGTTTCCGTACGCTAGCAATGTGTACCTACAGGAAGTAAACGCCACGAACCAAGTCCTGACCCGGATAGTAGGAGCAACCGAATATGAGCGCCTTATTCAGCAGGAAATAAATAGCAGCGGGGTAGTAGCACCTACCGCGGTAGGTTCTCCGGCAGCGGCACTCTTATACCCAAGCTATTCTGAGCCTCAGTACTACACAGTACCTCTCACGAGCTACCTGCAGTCTTACCTGCTCAACCGGCTAAATGGCGAGTTGCCCTCGGGCCTGATTCTTTCGCCTATCCTGCGTAACAATACCAGCTTAACTTTGAACCGCACTACCCTAGATGCCAGTGGCATCAAGCTCCGAGTGTACTTTTCACAGCTTAAATAA
- the panD gene encoding aspartate 1-decarboxylase, translating to MHIEVLKSKIHRVKVTQAELHYVGSITIDEDLLDAANMVENEKVTIVNINNGERFETYTIRGERGSGMICLNGPAARRVAVGDIIIIISYGLVDFAEARAHKPTIIFPDQHNRLG from the coding sequence ATGCACATAGAGGTTCTGAAGTCTAAAATCCACCGCGTAAAGGTTACGCAGGCGGAGCTGCACTACGTTGGTAGCATCACTATTGATGAAGACCTTCTGGATGCGGCCAACATGGTAGAGAACGAAAAAGTAACCATTGTTAACATTAACAATGGTGAGCGTTTTGAAACGTATACCATTCGGGGAGAGCGTGGCTCTGGCATGATTTGTTTGAACGGGCCTGCGGCACGCCGCGTCGCGGTTGGCGACATTATCATTATTATCTCCTATGGTCTCGTTGATTTTGCGGAGGCTCGGGCACACAAGCCCACCATCATTTTTCCGGATCAGCATAACCGCCTGGGCTAA
- a CDS encoding lysylphosphatidylglycerol synthase transmembrane domain-containing protein, with amino-acid sequence MKHLLTALKYALLLAVSGLLMWYAMQGQNLERIGASIREANYSWLVLTMLLSVLGYLSRAYRWKMQLNPTGYKVPFWDVYHAMMVGYLANLVLPRMGEVIRCSVLRRTNGVPVQVALGTVVTERVIDVLVLLGLLGSTLLLDFNTFWIFVTDKLLGGRYDSLARNRTPLLIAGAIALVLLVVAAYTLFRNLERLRQNAFFNKAIVFLKGLLAGVFSVLKLENKGLFLFHTFFTWAVYYLMDYLAFFCFPATYNLDMRAGLAVLTFGAFGMAAPVAGGIGPFHVMVQSILLAYGISKDAGIAYALVVHGSQTLLVILMGGISFAASMIKSGRVARQAGVVKAAVAVPANVE; translated from the coding sequence GTGAAGCACCTTCTCACCGCTCTTAAATATGCCTTGTTGTTAGCCGTTTCTGGGCTGCTCATGTGGTACGCTATGCAAGGGCAGAACCTGGAGCGAATCGGAGCCTCTATCCGGGAGGCAAACTACTCCTGGTTGGTGCTTACCATGCTGCTGTCGGTACTGGGGTACCTCAGTCGGGCCTACCGGTGGAAAATGCAGCTCAACCCCACTGGCTACAAAGTGCCCTTCTGGGACGTATACCACGCCATGATGGTAGGGTACCTGGCTAACCTGGTGTTACCGCGAATGGGGGAAGTAATTCGGTGCTCCGTGCTGCGGCGTACTAATGGCGTGCCCGTGCAGGTGGCCTTGGGTACCGTAGTAACGGAACGGGTAATTGATGTGCTGGTACTGCTAGGCCTATTAGGCTCCACGCTGCTGCTTGACTTCAACACCTTCTGGATTTTTGTCACGGATAAGCTGCTTGGCGGGCGTTACGACTCATTGGCCCGCAACCGCACTCCACTGCTGATTGCAGGTGCCATAGCGCTGGTGCTGTTAGTGGTGGCGGCCTATACTTTGTTCCGCAATTTGGAGCGGCTCCGGCAGAACGCGTTCTTTAATAAGGCAATAGTTTTTCTGAAAGGCCTGCTAGCGGGCGTGTTCAGTGTTCTGAAGCTGGAGAATAAGGGCTTGTTCCTGTTTCACACCTTCTTTACATGGGCAGTCTATTATTTAATGGATTACCTTGCCTTCTTCTGCTTTCCGGCTACCTATAATCTGGATATGCGGGCGGGCTTAGCTGTGCTCACGTTTGGTGCCTTTGGCATGGCAGCCCCGGTGGCCGGTGGCATTGGGCCTTTCCACGTTATGGTGCAGAGCATTCTACTGGCCTACGGTATCAGTAAAGATGCGGGTATTGCATACGCACTGGTGGTGCATGGCTCCCAAACCTTGCTGGTGATATTAATGGGAGGCATCAGCTTTGCCGCAAGCATGATTAAATCTGGCCGTGTAGCCCGCCAGGCCGGGGTCGTAAAAGCAGCGGTAGCTGTTCCTGCCAATGTGGAGTAA
- a CDS encoding glycogen/starch synthase: MSKLRILYAATEINPFLQTTKVAEFLRRLPQGMQEMGMEIRIFVPRFGIINERKNRLHEVVRLSGINIAVGEDEKPLIIKVASIPNAKLQVYFIDNEDYFHRKSVLVDKNDKFHSDNDERAIFFCKGVLETVKKLGWAPDIVHCNDWMTGLIPMYLKTTYKKDPIFKDAKSVFTIYNNEFDHKFDGDIIEKAKMLDIEDDMLAALKSADFGGFIKVGMEYADSVVKSDEDFSDNLNTLFSEYSEKKQIGQVGADENLLTSYYALYNELAS, translated from the coding sequence ATGTCCAAGTTGAGAATACTCTATGCTGCCACGGAAATCAACCCGTTTTTGCAGACCACCAAGGTAGCGGAGTTTTTGCGGCGCTTGCCGCAGGGAATGCAGGAGATGGGGATGGAAATTCGCATTTTCGTACCCCGCTTCGGCATCATCAATGAACGTAAAAATCGCCTTCACGAGGTTGTTCGCCTGTCCGGCATCAACATCGCGGTAGGAGAAGATGAGAAGCCCCTTATCATTAAAGTGGCTTCCATTCCGAACGCGAAGCTACAGGTATACTTCATTGATAACGAAGATTATTTTCACCGCAAATCGGTGTTAGTAGACAAGAACGACAAGTTCCACTCTGATAACGATGAGCGGGCTATCTTCTTCTGCAAAGGTGTACTTGAAACCGTGAAGAAGCTAGGCTGGGCTCCAGATATTGTGCACTGCAATGACTGGATGACGGGCCTGATTCCTATGTACTTGAAAACGACCTACAAGAAGGATCCGATTTTCAAGGACGCTAAATCGGTCTTTACCATCTACAATAATGAGTTCGACCACAAGTTTGATGGCGATATTATTGAGAAGGCAAAGATGCTCGACATTGAGGATGACATGCTGGCTGCACTGAAATCGGCTGACTTTGGTGGCTTCATCAAAGTAGGCATGGAGTACGCCGACTCGGTGGTGAAGTCTGATGAAGACTTCAGCGACAACCTCAACACGCTGTTCTCTGAGTACTCAGAGAAGAAACAAATTGGACAAGTGGGTGCCGATGAAAACCTACTTACTTCTTACTACGCGCTCTATAATGAACTGGCCAGCTAG
- a CDS encoding 3-hydroxyacyl-CoA dehydrogenase family protein, producing the protein MHLFIVGGEAIEAELRAKFGLGHSYDFCDAAAPDLLTRLGAADVGFDLREWPELHYEQPRQPLFYATATKSLSQLFHKEAPPFGAAFGICALPTLLNREHLEVSLLRPADAAPLKELCAALGTSFSLIPDRVGLLSPRMVCLFINEACYLLQTGAASINDLERTMQLRLDLEMGPFTWANKIGLGHIYQLLEALYQDTHEDRYKPCPLLKTMYLSEQQFAVAIE; encoded by the coding sequence ATGCATCTGTTCATCGTTGGCGGCGAAGCCATAGAAGCCGAACTGCGCGCCAAGTTTGGCCTTGGTCACAGCTACGATTTTTGTGATGCCGCCGCTCCTGACTTGCTAACCCGCTTAGGTGCGGCCGATGTTGGGTTTGATCTGCGGGAGTGGCCAGAGTTGCATTACGAGCAGCCGCGGCAACCGTTATTCTATGCTACCGCCACCAAGAGCTTGTCCCAGCTTTTCCATAAAGAGGCTCCGCCCTTTGGGGCTGCGTTTGGAATTTGTGCATTGCCAACCTTACTGAACCGGGAGCATCTGGAGGTAAGCCTACTCCGCCCCGCGGATGCAGCGCCGCTTAAGGAACTGTGCGCCGCTCTAGGCACCAGCTTCAGCCTCATCCCCGACCGCGTAGGCCTGTTGTCGCCGCGTATGGTGTGCTTATTTATAAATGAGGCCTGCTACCTTCTCCAGACAGGAGCGGCTTCAATAAACGATCTTGAACGAACAATGCAACTACGGTTAGACCTAGAGATGGGGCCCTTCACCTGGGCCAATAAGATTGGTCTAGGCCACATCTATCAGCTACTGGAAGCGCTCTACCAAGACACTCATGAGGACCGCTATAAGCCCTGCCCGTTGCTAAAAACTATGTATTTAAGTGAACAGCAATTTGCGGTTGCAATTGAATAG
- the panC gene encoding pantoate--beta-alanine ligase: protein MQILQTAAALQAQTETWRREGQRIGLVPTMGALHEGHLQLVRAAAQHCDVVIVSIFVNPTQFNNPDDYRLYPRLPEADAELLGPAGCTALFLPTVEEMYPRPAVLHFDFGSLERVMEGAQRPGHFNGVATVVSKLFHLCRPHRAYFGQKDFQQVAIVRQLVQDLSFDLELIAYPTIREADGLAMSSRNRRLTSEARAVAPVLYQALQQAEQLVHEHAAPDAVRTAATAMLGQQPSVTLEYFEVADAVTLQPVTEWQPGQEVALCLAAQIGGVRLIDNIVAKVA from the coding sequence ATGCAGATACTGCAAACGGCTGCGGCGTTGCAAGCTCAAACAGAAACCTGGCGCCGCGAAGGCCAACGCATTGGGTTGGTCCCCACAATGGGGGCGTTGCATGAGGGGCACTTACAGTTAGTGCGCGCCGCTGCCCAGCACTGCGACGTGGTGATAGTCAGTATTTTCGTGAACCCAACGCAGTTCAATAATCCCGATGATTACCGCCTGTACCCGCGGCTGCCCGAGGCAGATGCTGAGCTGCTGGGTCCAGCCGGATGTACGGCTTTATTCCTGCCCACCGTAGAAGAAATGTACCCTAGGCCGGCGGTGCTGCATTTTGACTTTGGAAGCCTTGAGCGGGTGATGGAAGGAGCGCAACGGCCCGGGCACTTTAATGGTGTAGCAACGGTGGTGAGCAAGCTGTTTCATTTGTGCCGGCCGCACCGCGCGTACTTTGGGCAAAAAGATTTTCAGCAGGTAGCTATTGTACGCCAGCTTGTGCAGGATCTGTCATTTGACTTGGAGCTGATAGCCTATCCAACCATCCGGGAGGCAGATGGCCTGGCCATGTCTTCTCGCAACCGACGGCTAACCTCTGAGGCCCGGGCGGTGGCCCCGGTTCTCTACCAAGCCTTGCAGCAAGCAGAGCAGTTAGTGCATGAGCACGCCGCGCCTGATGCCGTACGCACAGCCGCTACTGCCATGCTCGGCCAGCAGCCAAGTGTTACGCTAGAGTACTTTGAAGTAGCCGATGCAGTAACGCTCCAGCCCGTAACGGAATGGCAGCCCGGGCAGGAGGTAGCATTGTGCTTGGCGGCCCAGATAGGAGGGGTGCGGCTGATTGATAACATAGTAGCAAAAGTGGCTTAG